In the Alistipes provencensis genome, TGGCGGATGCCCAGCTCGCGGATGATGCTCGCGCCCACGCCGTAGTCGCGCTCGTCGGCCTTGAAGCCCAGCTTGAGGTTGGCATCGACGGTGTCGAGCCCCTCGTCCTGCAACTTGTAGGCGTGAATCTTGTTGCAGAGCCCGATGCCGCGGCCCTCCTGATTGAGATAGATGACGGCGCCCTTGCCCTCCTTTTCGATCATCTGCATGGCGTGGTGCAACTGTTCGCCGCAGTCGCAGCGGTACGAACCGAAGATGTCGCCCGTGACGCACGACGAGTGTACGCGCACCAGCACGGGTTCGTCCTCCGTCCACTCCCCTTTCGTCAGGGCTACATGCTCCACGCCGTTCGATTTCTGGCGGAACGGCGTGATGCGGAACCCGCCCCACTCCGTGGGCAGGGGAACCGTCACGCCCTTCTCGATGATCGACTCCTCCTTGAGGCGGTAGGCGATCAGCGAGGCGATCGAGATGATCTTCAGGTCGAACTTCTTGGCGATCTCCACCAACTGCGGCAGACGGGCCATCGTGCCGTCCTCGTTCATGATCTCGATCAGTGCGCCTGCGGGCTGCAATCCGGCCAGACGGGCCAGATCGATGGCCGCCTCGGTGTGTCCCGGACGGCGCAGCACGCCCTTGTCGCGGGCGCGCAGGGGATTGATATGTCCCGGACGGCCCAGATCGGTGGGTTTCGTTTCGGGATCGGCCAGCGCGCGGATCGTTGCGGCGCGGTCGTGGATCGAGACGCCCGTGGTGCAGTCGTTGCCCAGCAGATCGACCGTCACGGTGAAGGGCGTGCCCAGCAGCGAGGTGTTGTTCTCCTCCATCATATTGAGGCCCAGCTCGGCGCAGCGTTTCTCCGACAGCGGGGCGCACAGTACGCCGCGGCCCTCCTTGAGCATGAAATTCACGATCTCGGGAGTGATCTTCTCCGCGGCGACGATGAAGTCGCCCTCGTTTTCGCGGTCCTCGTCGTCGACGACGATAACGGGTTTGCCGATGCGGAAGTCTTCGATAACCTCCTCTACACTATTCAGAATCGTGTTTTTTGCCATTTCGTTTGAATTTTATCGCGTTCGTCATTTTTTTGATTCCCGGGGTCAGTTTGTCCCGCAGCGCCTTCAGTTTTCCGGCGTACCAGTCCGTATCGAGCAATGCCGAGTCGTTGGTGGCCTTGTAGGTAAGGTATACGGCGATCGGCGTGAGGATGAAGGTCGAGAGCCACATGCCGTAAACGGCGTCCCAGTTACCCTCCTTGGCCAGCTTCTCGCCCGAGAGACTGATGATGTAATAGATCACGAAGAAGATTACCGACACCACCACCGGCAGTCCCAGTCCGCCGCGGCGGATGATGGCGCCCAGCGGCGCGCCGATCAGGAAAAAGATCAGGATCGACACCGGGAGCGATATTTTCTTGTGCCACTCGACCTTCGAGCGGTAGAGCTGGTTGAGCGCCTCCTTGGCGGCCGATTCGTCGAACGCGAACATGTTGCGCGAGTTCTTGGCCAGCGTCCGGGCCTGATCCCATACGCGCTCCTTGTCGCGCGTGGACAATCCGGCGATCGAATCCTGCGCCAGCATGTCACGGAAATGGCGCTTGTCGACCTGCAGGCTGTCGGGCAGCGGCAGTACGGTGTTGTCGCGGGCGAAAATCTGCTCTTTCAGCAGCGGTTCGTAGGAGCTCGTCGTGGCGGCGTTGACCTTTATCTCCAGCGAGTCGATGTCGTGCTGAAGCTCCTGAATGTTCTTGGTCTGGCTGTTCGAGAAGAGGTCGGCATCGGTGCGTCCCTGTGCGAATCCGTCCATCGGGATCACCTGCTTCTGCAGCTCGAACGTGTGGTGGCGCAGGGCGCTCTTGGTGAACCACTGGCTGTTGCGCGTCTGCTCGTAGGTCTCGCCGTGGAAGAGCGTCACCAGCAGGTACCGCTTGTCGTCCGAAAGGCGGATGTAGCCCGAGTCGGCGACGATGGTGTTCATGTTGCCGTTGGCGGCGCGGTTGTCGTAGATCAGCACGTTGTGCAGCAGGTGCGTGTCGGGCTCTTGGTGGCTCACGCGGATCGACATGTTTTCGATCCCGTTGAAGAAGAGCCCGTCCTGAAATTCGAGGGCCTGCTTCTGTTGTCGGATGTCGTAAAGCGTGCTGTACAGCTTCTTGTTGGCGTTCGGGACGAGGTTGTTGCCGATGAAGAAACTGCCGACGGAGACGAACGCCACCAGTATGATGAGCGGCTTGGTGATTTGCACCAGCGACATGCCGGCCGATTTCATGGCCAGCAGTTCGTAGTTCTCGCCCAGATTGCCCATGGTCATGATCGCCGCCAGCAGCATCGAGAGCGGCAGTCCCATCGGGATCATGTTGGCCATGAAGTAGGTCATCAGCTCGATGATGATTCCGGCGCTCAGGCCCTTGCCCACCAGTTCGTCGATATAACGCCACACGATGTTCATCATCAGCACGAACATGACGATGAAGAACGTGAGGACCATCGGCCCCAAGTAGGATTTCAGAACGAGTTTATGGATGGTCTTCATGCGGCTGCTCGCTGTTTTTTGCTACGCAAAGATACAAGTTTTACCAGTATAAGCGTAAGAGTGAGGGTAAATATTATGGCGGCGCCGGGCGGAACCTCGAAATTGTAGCTGGCGACGAGCCCCGCGACGTTGCCCGCGACGGCTACGAGGGGCGCCGTGAGGGCGATGGTGCGGTACGAACGCGAAAGCGTGTTGACGATCACCACGGGCATCGTCACGAGCGAGATCAGCAGCACGATGCCCATGATGCGGATCGAGAGGACGATTGTCACGGCGACCAGCGCGGCCATCAGGTAGGAGATCACGCGCGTGGGGATGCCCCGGCTGCGGGCGAAGTCGCGGTCGAAGGCGACATACATCACGGGCCGCAGCCACAGGAGGGCTCCGGCGACGATCACGGCCGTCAGCGCGGCCAGCGACACGACGTCGCTGTCGGTGACGGTCACGATGCTCCCGAAGAGGTAGGCCGACAGGTCGCCCGAGGTGTAGCCCGGGCGCAGGCTCATGAACAGCGCCCCGACGGCCATGCCGACGGACCAGATGATGCCGATGGCCGAATCCTCGCGGATGTGCCCCCGGCTGCCGGCCCATTCGATGCCCAGCGCCGAGAGGACGGCGAATACCAGCGCCCCGATGATCGGGTTCGCCCCCAGATAGAAGGCGATGCCCAGTCCGCCGAACGAGGCGTGGGTGATGCCTCCGGCGAGGAAAACCATGCGGCGGCAGACGACATAGGTTCCTATGACTCCGCACGTTATGCCCGAAAGCACACACGCCGTGAGTGCGTTCGAGAGATAGCCGTATTGGATCAGGTCGCTGAAAAATTCCATATCTTTCCAAGGGCGAAGTTGTCGGTTGTGTATCAACGATATACCGTGGACAGATGTCGCCGTGCTTCTTTTGCGTTGTTTAATTGCGCGCAAATTTACGCTTTTTTATCGGAAAAGCCTCCTCCTTTCGCACAGTTTTCGTAATTTCGTGCCGGAAAAATACGAATCTATGCAACCTCGCAGAGTCAATTTTCATACCTTGGGCTGCAAGCTCAATTTCTCGGAGTCCTCGACCCTCGCCCGCGAGTTCGAGCGCGGCGGTTTCGTCCGCGTGGCCCCCACGGCCGAGGCGGACATCTGCGTCATCAACAGTTGTTCGGTGACCGAGCATGCCGACAAGAAATGCCGCAACCTGATCCGCAAGCTCCACCGGCGCAACCCTGCGGCGATCATCGCCGTGACGGGGTGTTACGCGCAGTTGAAACCGCAGGAGATAGCCGCCATCGACGGTGTCGATATCGTGTTGAGCAACAACGACAAGGGAGCGTTATTTAAACGGGTGCTTGAACTGTCGGGCAAAGGCCGTGCGCAGGTGTACAGTTGCGACACCGCGTCGCTCACGTCGTTCTTCGCGGCCTTCTCGAGCGGCGACCGCACGCGGGCTTTCCTGAAGGTGCAGGACGGGTGCGACTACTGCTGCTCCTACTGCACGATCCACTACGCCCGCGGTTCGAGCCGTAATATGCCGATCGCCGACCTCGTGGCCGAGGCGCGTCAGATTGCGGCGGCGGGCCAGAAGGAGATCGTCCTGACGGGCGTCAACACGGGGGATTTCGGCCGCACGACGGGCGAGAAATTCATCGACCTGCTGCGGGCGCTCAACGAAGTCGAGGGGATCGAACGCTACCGCATTTCGTCGATCGAACCGAATCTCCTAACCGACGAGATCATAGCCTTTTGCGCCGCGTCACCTAAATTCATGCATCACTTCCACATCCCGCTCCAGAGCGGTTCGGACAAGATACTCGGGCTGATGCGCCGCCGTTACACCACGGCGCGTTTCGCCGAGCGGATCGCGGCCGTGAGGCGGCTGATGCCCGACGCCTTCATCGGCATCGACGTGATCGTGGGCTTTCCGGGCGAGACCGATGCCGATTTCCGCACGACCTATGATTTTCTGGCGGGACTGGAACCCGCTTTCCTGCATATCTTTCCCTTCTCGGAGCGTCCCGGAACCCCGGCCGTCGAGCTGCCCGGCAAGGTGCAGTCGTCGGTGGCCACGGAGCGAGTGGCCGAGTTGGAGGGCCTCTGCGACCGCCTGCACGGTGCATTCTGCGCCCGGGCCGTCGGGACGGAGGATACGGTGCTCTTCGAAAGTACGCGACGCGGGGGCATGATGTTCGGCTTTACGGGCAACTACCGGCGGGTGAAGGCCCCCTACGATGCCGCGAAGGTCAACACGCTCTGCCGCGTGAAACTCGGGGAGATGGACGAATCTCACGATCTGATGGGGGAAATCCGGGATTAATCACTATATTTGCAGGAACGTTAAACAATGGAGATATGACGGGTATGCGCAAACGGGTGACGGTCGGATTTCTGAGCATCGTCTGCCTGCTGTTTTTTTCGGGTATGGTCTCGTTTCTCGAGCTGAGCCACCTGAGCCGCGATACGGGCGAGATACTCAAGGCCAACAAACGCAACATCGAGCTGGCCAAGGAGATGCTCGACGCGGCCCACGAGCAGAATATTGCGCTCATCAAACTTTCGGTCTTCGGCGACCGGTCGTGCGACAGCCTGTGCCGCGCCAGCATGGAGCGGCTCGAAAGTACGCTGTCGGTGGCTCAGGGCGAGGCTCTCGAGAAATCGTTTCTCGATTCGCTGGCTTTCGCCACGACCGAGCTGCGTCTGCTGACGGACAACTACCTCGCTTTCGGGGGTGTCGGAACTGCGAACGCCGCCGCAGCGGTGGCTGCCGGCCGTGCCGACTCGCTCGGCAGCAGGTGGTACAGCGACGAATATCAGGCGCTCTACGGCCGCCTGACCGCCGCCATCAAGAGCTACATGACCTCGACGCAGAGTTCGTTGGTGCCGCGTGCCGAACAGATGAAGAAGAATGCCTACAGAGCCGTTACGCCGGTGCTGATCTCGGTGGCCGTGATGATCGCCATCGTGCTGATGCTCTTCTACTTCATGTCGATCTACTGCGTGACGCCCATCGAGCGGATGAACAAGGGGCTGGGCGACTGGATCGCGTTCCGCGTGCCGTTTGCCGTCAAGGGCGACTTCAAGGACGAGGTGCTGGACCTCAAGGAGAAGATCGAGACGCTCATAAACATTTCCAAGCAGACCAAAGCCTGATGCCATGCGGGTAGATGTGGTTTTACGATATGTAGGAGTCGTGATGCTCTTCATCGCGATGTTCATGCTGCTTTCGGCGGGAATTTCCTACCTCAGCGGCATGGATTCGGCGTTCTATCCCCTGCTGCTCTCCTCGCTGCTCACGGCCCTGCTGGGCGCTTTCCCGCTGATATTCGTCGAGAAACGCGAGCAGATCACCAACAAGGAGGGATTCTGCATCGTCGTGGGAGCGTGGCTCGTGGCCTGCGTCGTGTCGATGTTCCCCTACCTGATCTGGGGCGGGGAGTTCTCGCTGGTCAACGCTTGGTTCGAGAGCGTCTCGGGGCTTACGACCACCGGGTCGACCGTCCTGAACGACGTCGAGGCCCTGCCGCGCGGATTGCAGTTCTGGCGCATGTCCTCGACGTGGATCGGCGGTATGGGCGTGGTGATGTTCGCGCTGGTGGTCCTGCCCTCGATGGGCCGCAGCAAGATGATGCTCTCCAACGTGGAGCTCTCGACGATGGCCAAGGACAACTACCGCTACCGTTCGCAGATTATCGTGCAGATTCTGCTGGTGGTCTACGTCGGGCTGACGATCCTCTCGACCGTGATGCTCAAGCTGGCGGGCATGAACTGGTTCGACGCGCTGTGTCACGCCATGTCGGCCTGCGCCACGAGCGGATTCTCGACCAAGAACGCCAGCGTGGCCTATTTCAACAGCCCGATGATCGACACGATCCTGATCTTCACGATGGCTACGGCCGGTATTCATTTCGGACTGATCTACGCCACGGTGACCGGCAAGCGCAACAACATCTTCCGTTCGGAGGTGACGCGCTGGTACCTCGGGATGCTGCTGGCGGGCGGTGTGCTGATCGCCGTAAGCCTCTATGCCGCGGACCTCTACCCCACGCTGACGACGTCGTTCCGCTATGCGATGTTCCAGTTCGTGTCGGTGGTCACCACGACGGGATTCGCCACGGCCGACTCCAACACATGGACCTCGTTCGCCGTCATCCTGCTGATCTTCGGCTCGATCGTCTGCGCCTGTGCGGGCTCCACGGCGGGCGGCATCAAGGTCAACCGGCTGGTGCTGGCCGGAAAGATGATGCGCACGCGCCTGCGTCAGCAGCAGCACCCCAACGCCATCATCCGCATCAAGCTCGACGGCGTGATTCAGGAGAACGAGGCGCTGCATGCGGTGATGATCTTCATCGTCACCTACCTGATGTTCATTCTCGCCGGCACGGTCTTCGGCACGGCGCTCGGCGTCGACCTGACGACCAGTTTCACGGGTTCCGTGGCCTCGATGGGCAACGTCGGACCCGGATTCGGTGAGCTCGGCTCGATGGATAACTTCTCGGCGATGCCCGCGGCGTTCAAGTTTTCCAGTTCGCTGCTGATGCTGCTGGGGCGTCTGGAGATTTTCGGACTGATACAGATTTTTTTCATTAAATGGTGGAGATGACCCAAGCTATGTTTCGCAAGGTTTTCACATATGTGCTGGGCGCGGCTTTTCTGGCTGTCGGCGTGCTGCATGCCCAGCAGCCGAAGGTAGAGGCCCGCATTGCCGGGCTGGAGGGCAACGCGGAGTACATGTCGCTGCTGAGGGAGGATGCGCAGTTGCAGATGCGCGAGGATTCGATCGTGAACGCCGTGGAGCGCATGCGCCAGCGGCTGCGCGAGGACCCTGCGCGGCGTCAGGAGTTTTCGCAGGAGATTCTGCAACTGGAGAGCCGGATCTTCGAAATCCGCAACGCCAAGGGACGCCTGATCGACCGCATAAACACCATCGAGCAGGAGTGGGTGCTGGCCAACCTGAACGGTGTGGCGCAGCAGCCCGTAGGGCCCGTTGCGGCCGATCCCGCGGCGTCGGTGCCCGATTCGCTGAAGGTTCGCAATCTGGTGGACAACCTCTATTTCCGCGAACACCTCTCGTCCGAGGACTATACGGCTCTGCGCAATGCCCAGAAACTGGAGATGCGGGCTGTGGACTATATCAACCGCTATTTCGCCAACTACGGGACGCTCTCCGAACTGGCCGAATCTTATGCCGCGGTGCAGACCGAGGCCGAGGCGGTGGAGATTTACGAACGTTACCGGGCGCTGGAGGGGATGAACCGCGTGCTGGCCGACTCGTTGGCCGCGACGTGGAATTACATCTTCGACAACAAGAACTACGCCTACGGCTACCTGCTCGACAAGATGGGCAAGGAGGATATTCTCGCCCGCGAGGAGGAGGCGCTTTCGGAGGCCGCGCGGCAGTTGTCGGCGTTGCAGGGCCAGACGGCTTCGGAAGCCGTGGCGGATTACCTGCTGCGCAAGCGGGTGATGGTCGACTACGAGGCCTCGGTGGCCGGCGTGCTGGCGCTGGACGCCGCGCGCGACTCGCTCAAAGGCGTGGCGGCGCAGTTGGAGGCGATCGATTACCGCCTGCCGCGGGTCGACGTCGCCGAACGCTATTTCCTCGACTACGACAGCGTGGCGTTCTCGTCGACGCCGAAATACTCCTACCAGCACCCTATTCCCGAATGCAAGGTCTACGCCAACGGCACGATCTACCGCATCCTGCTGGGAACCTACAACACCAAGCGTGCCGCGGCGACGTTCCGGGGGGCCTATCCGCTCTTCTATCTGGTGAACGATGCCGGCAAGTGGTGCTACTATACGGGCGGATTCGCCACGCTGGACGAGGCCGAGGCGGCGCAGGCGCTGCTGAAAAAACGCGGTTTCGTGCGGCCTGAGATTGTGGTGTGGACCGACGGTGCGTACCGCAATCTGTCGCTCGAACCCGATTCGCAAAAGCTCCTCTACCGGGTCGAGATCACCGGGACCGATGCCCTGTCGGACGAGGTGAAGCAGGTGATCGCCGCCACAGCCGAGGGTTACGAGCTGTCGCGCGTGGGCCAGCAGCTCTTCATCGTCGGGTCGTTCGACGACAAGGCCGTCGCCGACCGTCTGGCCGACGCCATCCGGCAAACGGACGCCGCATTGGAAATAAAAGTCGCGGAGATAGCGGAATAACCGAATTTTTTTCCTATCTTTATTGCAATATTCTACAAGCCCTATGGAGATGTTCTATATTGTACTGCTCGTTTTCTTCGGACTGCTGTTTCTGGTAGCCGAACTCGTCCTGCTGCCCGGCGTGTCGATCGGCGCCCTGCTGGCGCTGGTCTGCTACGGAAGTTCGGTCTATCTCGCTTTCCGCGATTTCGGGACCGGGGCGGGAATTCTGGTCATCGTCATCATTCTCGTGCTGTCGCTCGTCGCCACGGTCATTTCCCTGCGGGCGAAGACGTGGCAGCGCTTCTCGCTCAAGCAGGAGATACGTTCGTCGAGCACCCCCGTCATGCCCGCCGAAGAACTGCAGATCGGCGACCGCGGCGTCACCCTCTCGCGTCTCTCGCCCATGGGCAAGGTCGAAATCGGAGGACGCACCTACGAAGCCAAGTCGCTCGGGGCTTATGTCGATCCGCAGCGCGACATCGAGGTCGTGGGCTTCGAGAATTTCAGCGTCATCGTAAAAACTATCAAATAACAACACTACACTATGGATTTACAGGCAGGAATGATCGTACTGATCGTCTTCGTGAGCCTTTTTGCGATCTGGCTCATCTTCTATTTCATCCCGGTGGGACTGTGGTTCTCGGCTTTGGTGTCGGGCGTGCGCATCAGCCTGCTGCAACTGGTCCTGATGCGTTGGCGCAAGGTGCCGCCCTCGGTGATCGTCTCCTCGATGATCGAGAGCACGAAAGCCGGCCTGACGCTCAACCCCAACGAACTGGAGGCCCACTACCTCGCCGGCGGTAACGTCACGAACGTGGTGCATGCGCTGGTCTCGGCGCAGAAGGCCAACATCCTGCTGGACTTCAAGATGGCGACGGCCATCGACTTGGCGGGCCGCGACGTGTTCGAGGCCGTGCAGATGTCCGTGAATCCGAAGGTCATCAACACGCCTCCCGTGGCCGCCGTGGCCAAGGACGGCATCCAGTTGATCGCCAAGGCCCGCGTTACGGTGCGTGCCAACATCAAGCAGTTGGTCGGCGGAGCCGGTGAGGAGACCGTGCTGGCGCGCGTCGGCGAAGGCATCGTTTCGTCGATCGGTTCGGCGGCGTCGCACAAGATCGTGCTCGAGAATCCCGATTCGATCTCGCGCGTGGTGCTCGAAAAGGGCCTCGACGCAGGAACGGCTTTCGAAATCCTCTCGATCGACATCGCCGACATCGACGTGGGCAAGAACATCGGCGCCCAGTTGCAGATGGATCAGGCGCAGGCCGACAAGAATATCGCACAGGCGAAGGCCGAGGAGCGCCGCGCAATGGCCGTGGCCCTCGAGCAGGAGAACAAGGCCAAGGCGCAGGACGCCCGCGCCAAGGTGATCCTCTCCGAAGCCGAAGTGCCGCTGGCCATGGCCGAAGCCTTCCGCAACGGCAATCTGGGCATCATGGACTACTACAAGATGAAGAATATAATGGCCGACACGCAGATGCGCGAGACCATTGCAAAACCGGAGAAGAAATAACTCCGCTGGATTTGTTATCAGGGGTGCGCGTCGTGCGTGCCCTTTTTTGTGAAATATTCCGAAAGCTATGAAACGATATCTTCTGATCCTTGTATTCGTTCTCGCCGCGGCGACCGTCTCCGCGGCCCGGATCGACACCGTGGCGGTCTTCAGCGCGAAGATGCGGCGCGACATCCCGGCGCTGGTCGTGGTGCCCGACGCCGGCATCGGGCAGCGTATGCCCGTCCTCTACCTGCTGCACGGTTACAGCGGCTCGTACATGACTTGGCAGCGCGACGTCACGGACCTGCGTCCGCTGGCCGACGCCTACGGTATGATCATCGCCTGCCCCGACGGCGCGAACAGTTGGTATTGGGACAGCCCCCTCGACCCGTCGTCGCAGTTCGAGACTTTCGTGTCGCAGGAGTTCCCCGACTGGATCGACGCGCACTACCTGACGATCCCCTCGCG is a window encoding:
- a CDS encoding bifunctional 3,4-dihydroxy-2-butanone-4-phosphate synthase/GTP cyclohydrolase II, whose translation is MAKNTILNSVEEVIEDFRIGKPVIVVDDEDRENEGDFIVAAEKITPEIVNFMLKEGRGVLCAPLSEKRCAELGLNMMEENNTSLLGTPFTVTVDLLGNDCTTGVSIHDRAATIRALADPETKPTDLGRPGHINPLRARDKGVLRRPGHTEAAIDLARLAGLQPAGALIEIMNEDGTMARLPQLVEIAKKFDLKIISIASLIAYRLKEESIIEKGVTVPLPTEWGGFRITPFRQKSNGVEHVALTKGEWTEDEPVLVRVHSSCVTGDIFGSYRCDCGEQLHHAMQMIEKEGKGAVIYLNQEGRGIGLCNKIHAYKLQDEGLDTVDANLKLGFKADERDYGVGASIIRELGIRHMRLMTNNPLKRAGLEGYGLCIDEIVPIVIAPNPYNEHYLETKQERMHHTLGLEKK
- a CDS encoding LptF/LptG family permease yields the protein MKTIHKLVLKSYLGPMVLTFFIVMFVLMMNIVWRYIDELVGKGLSAGIIIELMTYFMANMIPMGLPLSMLLAAIMTMGNLGENYELLAMKSAGMSLVQITKPLIILVAFVSVGSFFIGNNLVPNANKKLYSTLYDIRQQKQALEFQDGLFFNGIENMSIRVSHQEPDTHLLHNVLIYDNRAANGNMNTIVADSGYIRLSDDKRYLLVTLFHGETYEQTRNSQWFTKSALRHHTFELQKQVIPMDGFAQGRTDADLFSNSQTKNIQELQHDIDSLEIKVNAATTSSYEPLLKEQIFARDNTVLPLPDSLQVDKRHFRDMLAQDSIAGLSTRDKERVWDQARTLAKNSRNMFAFDESAAKEALNQLYRSKVEWHKKISLPVSILIFFLIGAPLGAIIRRGGLGLPVVVSVIFFVIYYIISLSGEKLAKEGNWDAVYGMWLSTFILTPIAVYLTYKATNDSALLDTDWYAGKLKALRDKLTPGIKKMTNAIKFKRNGKKHDSE
- a CDS encoding metal ABC transporter permease, which translates into the protein MEFFSDLIQYGYLSNALTACVLSGITCGVIGTYVVCRRMVFLAGGITHASFGGLGIAFYLGANPIIGALVFAVLSALGIEWAGSRGHIREDSAIGIIWSVGMAVGALFMSLRPGYTSGDLSAYLFGSIVTVTDSDVVSLAALTAVIVAGALLWLRPVMYVAFDRDFARSRGIPTRVISYLMAALVAVTIVLSIRIMGIVLLISLVTMPVVIVNTLSRSYRTIALTAPLVAVAGNVAGLVASYNFEVPPGAAIIFTLTLTLILVKLVSLRSKKQRAAA
- the mtaB gene encoding tRNA (N(6)-L-threonylcarbamoyladenosine(37)-C(2))-methylthiotransferase MtaB gives rise to the protein MQPRRVNFHTLGCKLNFSESSTLAREFERGGFVRVAPTAEADICVINSCSVTEHADKKCRNLIRKLHRRNPAAIIAVTGCYAQLKPQEIAAIDGVDIVLSNNDKGALFKRVLELSGKGRAQVYSCDTASLTSFFAAFSSGDRTRAFLKVQDGCDYCCSYCTIHYARGSSRNMPIADLVAEARQIAAAGQKEIVLTGVNTGDFGRTTGEKFIDLLRALNEVEGIERYRISSIEPNLLTDEIIAFCAASPKFMHHFHIPLQSGSDKILGLMRRRYTTARFAERIAAVRRLMPDAFIGIDVIVGFPGETDADFRTTYDFLAGLEPAFLHIFPFSERPGTPAVELPGKVQSSVATERVAELEGLCDRLHGAFCARAVGTEDTVLFESTRRGGMMFGFTGNYRRVKAPYDAAKVNTLCRVKLGEMDESHDLMGEIRD
- a CDS encoding TrkH family potassium uptake protein, which codes for MLFIAMFMLLSAGISYLSGMDSAFYPLLLSSLLTALLGAFPLIFVEKREQITNKEGFCIVVGAWLVACVVSMFPYLIWGGEFSLVNAWFESVSGLTTTGSTVLNDVEALPRGLQFWRMSSTWIGGMGVVMFALVVLPSMGRSKMMLSNVELSTMAKDNYRYRSQIIVQILLVVYVGLTILSTVMLKLAGMNWFDALCHAMSACATSGFSTKNASVAYFNSPMIDTILIFTMATAGIHFGLIYATVTGKRNNIFRSEVTRWYLGMLLAGGVLIAVSLYAADLYPTLTTSFRYAMFQFVSVVTTTGFATADSNTWTSFAVILLIFGSIVCACAGSTAGGIKVNRLVLAGKMMRTRLRQQQHPNAIIRIKLDGVIQENEALHAVMIFIVTYLMFILAGTVFGTALGVDLTTSFTGSVASMGNVGPGFGELGSMDNFSAMPAAFKFSSSLLMLLGRLEIFGLIQIFFIKWWR
- a CDS encoding sporulation protein — its product is MFRKVFTYVLGAAFLAVGVLHAQQPKVEARIAGLEGNAEYMSLLREDAQLQMREDSIVNAVERMRQRLREDPARRQEFSQEILQLESRIFEIRNAKGRLIDRINTIEQEWVLANLNGVAQQPVGPVAADPAASVPDSLKVRNLVDNLYFREHLSSEDYTALRNAQKLEMRAVDYINRYFANYGTLSELAESYAAVQTEAEAVEIYERYRALEGMNRVLADSLAATWNYIFDNKNYAYGYLLDKMGKEDILAREEEALSEAARQLSALQGQTASEAVADYLLRKRVMVDYEASVAGVLALDAARDSLKGVAAQLEAIDYRLPRVDVAERYFLDYDSVAFSSTPKYSYQHPIPECKVYANGTIYRILLGTYNTKRAAATFRGAYPLFYLVNDAGKWCYYTGGFATLDEAEAAQALLKKRGFVRPEIVVWTDGAYRNLSLEPDSQKLLYRVEITGTDALSDEVKQVIAATAEGYELSRVGQQLFIVGSFDDKAVADRLADAIRQTDAALEIKVAEIAE
- a CDS encoding NfeD family protein, producing the protein MEMFYIVLLVFFGLLFLVAELVLLPGVSIGALLALVCYGSSVYLAFRDFGTGAGILVIVIILVLSLVATVISLRAKTWQRFSLKQEIRSSSTPVMPAEELQIGDRGVTLSRLSPMGKVEIGGRTYEAKSLGAYVDPQRDIEVVGFENFSVIVKTIK
- the floA gene encoding flotillin-like protein FloA (flotillin-like protein involved in membrane lipid rafts) codes for the protein MDLQAGMIVLIVFVSLFAIWLIFYFIPVGLWFSALVSGVRISLLQLVLMRWRKVPPSVIVSSMIESTKAGLTLNPNELEAHYLAGGNVTNVVHALVSAQKANILLDFKMATAIDLAGRDVFEAVQMSVNPKVINTPPVAAVAKDGIQLIAKARVTVRANIKQLVGGAGEETVLARVGEGIVSSIGSAASHKIVLENPDSISRVVLEKGLDAGTAFEILSIDIADIDVGKNIGAQLQMDQAQADKNIAQAKAEERRAMAVALEQENKAKAQDARAKVILSEAEVPLAMAEAFRNGNLGIMDYYKMKNIMADTQMRETIAKPEKK